In one window of Paraflavitalea soli DNA:
- the recN gene encoding DNA repair protein RecN: MLKKLFIQNYAIIDEIEIDFSAKLNIITGETGAGKSILMGALSLILGDRADSSVLLDRAKKSVAEGTFETNGQKEIKAFLKEYDLDTEDELVIRREIAANGKSRAFVNDTPVNLEQLRQLSSLLVDLHRQFDTLDLGASDFQRDVLDALAGHGALLQQYRSLFTQWQHARHELDSLQQQKNQFTKEYDYNKFQYDELEEAALKENELEETDTTLKLLSNSEGIKSALTKVAYELNEGEQPMVQQLKSLCNQLQSFTGYHTDLPVLLQRLLSAQIELQDIADEVERINDHVQYDPQRIEQLNDRMAVGYKLLKKHGVKTTAELLAIKATLEEKLQAVLNIDEAILNKEKAVQQSLQEAQAIAKTISANRVKQIKPLQDKVNKLLAQVGMPNARLQVDAQQADVLQVHGIDVIEFLFDANKSNRFEPIRKVASGGELSRLMLCIKSLVAQSLDLGTLIFDEIDTGISGEAAKQVGIIMKDLAKKRQLISITHQPQIAGKADYHFFVYKQIKGDTIKTNIKLLSQEERITAIAKMLSGEKPTAAALENAREMVMN; the protein is encoded by the coding sequence TTATTGACGAGATCGAGATCGACTTCTCGGCTAAGCTGAATATCATTACCGGTGAAACCGGTGCCGGTAAATCGATCCTCATGGGCGCCCTGTCCCTGATCCTGGGCGACCGGGCCGATTCTTCCGTCTTATTGGACCGCGCCAAAAAAAGCGTGGCTGAAGGAACCTTTGAAACCAACGGGCAAAAAGAAATAAAAGCCTTCCTGAAGGAGTATGACCTCGATACGGAAGATGAACTGGTCATCCGCCGTGAAATAGCTGCCAATGGTAAATCGAGGGCTTTTGTAAATGATACACCAGTCAACCTGGAACAATTGCGCCAGTTGAGTTCCCTCCTCGTCGACCTGCACCGTCAATTCGATACCCTCGACCTGGGCGCTTCAGATTTTCAGCGCGATGTGCTGGATGCCCTGGCTGGTCATGGTGCTTTGTTACAGCAGTACCGCAGTTTGTTCACCCAATGGCAACATGCACGTCATGAACTGGACAGCCTGCAACAACAGAAGAACCAATTCACCAAAGAATACGATTACAATAAATTCCAATACGACGAACTGGAAGAAGCAGCACTGAAAGAAAACGAGCTGGAAGAAACAGATACCACCCTCAAATTGCTGAGCAATTCGGAAGGTATTAAAAGCGCGCTTACCAAGGTTGCTTATGAATTGAATGAAGGCGAGCAACCGATGGTGCAGCAACTAAAGTCGCTGTGCAACCAGTTGCAGTCATTCACCGGCTACCATACCGATTTGCCCGTCCTTCTACAAAGACTGCTATCGGCCCAGATAGAATTGCAGGACATTGCCGATGAAGTGGAGCGCATCAATGACCATGTGCAGTATGACCCGCAGCGCATAGAGCAGCTGAATGACCGCATGGCTGTTGGTTACAAGCTCCTGAAAAAACATGGCGTGAAAACCACTGCCGAATTGCTGGCCATTAAAGCTACGCTGGAAGAAAAGCTGCAGGCAGTGTTGAATATAGATGAAGCTATACTCAACAAAGAAAAAGCCGTACAGCAATCTCTGCAGGAAGCGCAGGCGATCGCTAAGACTATTTCAGCCAACCGGGTGAAGCAAATAAAGCCTTTGCAGGATAAGGTCAATAAGCTGCTGGCACAGGTAGGTATGCCCAATGCCCGGCTGCAGGTAGATGCCCAGCAGGCTGATGTACTGCAGGTACATGGCATAGATGTGATCGAATTCCTGTTCGATGCCAATAAAAGCAATCGTTTTGAGCCCATCCGTAAAGTGGCTTCCGGTGGTGAATTAAGCCGGTTGATGTTGTGCATCAAATCGCTGGTAGCGCAATCCCTCGACCTGGGTACCCTGATCTTTGATGAAATTGATACCGGTATTTCCGGTGAGGCTGCCAAACAGGTGGGTATTATCATGAAAGACCTGGCCAAAAAACGCCAGTTGATCAGCATTACCCATCAGCCGCAGATAGCCGGCAAGGCCGATTACCACTTCTTTGTGTACAAACAGATCAAGGGAGATACGATCAAAACGAATATCAAATTACTCTCCCAGGAAGAGCGGATCACGGCCATCGCCAAGATGCTCAGTGGTGAGAAGCCTACAGCGGCTGCCCTGGAAAATGCCCGTGAAATGGTGATGAACTAA
- a CDS encoding enoyl-ACP reductase FabI: MSYNLLKGKKGIVFGALDEKSIAWRTALRCHEEGAQLVLTNAPVAMRMGEINKLAETTKAPVIPADVTNMDDLKKLFEEAMKHFGGGIDFILHSVAMGMNVRKGKHYTEIDYNWNQKTLDISSMSLHRVLRTAWDMDALNEHASVVGLTYIAAQRVFPDYNEMADAKALLEAVARNFGYHYGIRKKVRINTVSQSPVKTTAGSGVKGFDGFLTYAEKMSPLGNASADDCANYCVTLFSDLTKMVTMQNLFHDGGFSFTGVTQAVIDQMEK, encoded by the coding sequence ATGTCGTACAACCTGCTTAAAGGAAAGAAAGGGATCGTATTTGGGGCCTTAGATGAGAAATCCATTGCCTGGAGAACTGCACTGCGCTGCCATGAAGAAGGCGCTCAGCTGGTATTGACCAATGCACCGGTAGCCATGCGGATGGGAGAGATCAATAAACTGGCCGAAACAACCAAAGCGCCTGTGATCCCTGCCGATGTAACCAATATGGATGACCTGAAGAAGCTGTTTGAAGAAGCCATGAAGCATTTTGGTGGTGGTATTGATTTTATCTTACACTCCGTGGCCATGGGCATGAATGTGCGCAAGGGCAAGCATTATACAGAGATCGATTATAACTGGAACCAAAAAACACTGGATATATCTTCCATGTCCTTGCACCGCGTATTGCGCACTGCCTGGGATATGGATGCTTTGAATGAGCACGCCAGCGTGGTAGGTCTTACCTATATTGCTGCACAACGTGTGTTCCCCGACTACAATGAAATGGCCGATGCCAAAGCCCTGCTGGAAGCAGTAGCGCGCAACTTTGGTTATCATTATGGCATTCGTAAAAAAGTAAGGATTAATACCGTATCACAATCACCGGTAAAGACAACTGCTGGCAGTGGTGTAAAGGGCTTTGATGGATTCCTGACCTATGCCGAAAAGATGAGCCCGTTGGGTAATGCCAGTGCTGATGACTGCGCCAACTATTGTGTTACCCTGTTCAGCGATCTTACTAAGATGGTAACCATGCAGAATCTCTTCCATGATGGCGGATTCTCTTTCACGGGTGTAACACAAGCTGTGATCGATCAGATGGAGAAATAA
- a CDS encoding DUF2795 domain-containing protein has translation MFWTLELASYLEDAPWPATKDELIDYAIRSGAPIEVVENLQELEDEGEIYEGIEDIWPDYPSQDDFFFNEDEY, from the coding sequence ATGTTTTGGACACTAGAATTAGCATCATATCTTGAAGACGCACCCTGGCCTGCTACCAAGGACGAATTGATCGACTACGCTATCCGTAGTGGCGCACCTATTGAAGTGGTAGAAAATCTCCAGGAACTGGAAGATGAAGGAGAGATCTATGAGGGTATTGAGGACATCTGGCCCGATTACCCCAGTCAGGATGACTTCTTCTTCAACGAAGACGAATATTAA
- a CDS encoding ABC transporter ATP-binding protein yields MLTATNIHKYYDQLWVLKGVDLTIKQGEIASIVGPSGSGKSTLLHILGTLDQPSKGEVMINGQKINFFADKQVAAFRNHHIGFVFQFHHLLPEFTAVENVCIPGWMAGRKKKEVAERAVQLLEMLGLGSRLENKPNALSGGEQQRVAVARALINNPKIVFADEPTGNLDSANARELHQLFFDLRKQFNQTFLIVTHNEELAQMSDRILHMRDGKMVI; encoded by the coding sequence ATGTTAACGGCCACCAACATACATAAATATTACGACCAGCTTTGGGTACTGAAAGGAGTAGATCTGACCATCAAACAGGGGGAAATTGCCAGTATTGTTGGCCCTTCCGGTTCCGGAAAAAGTACTTTACTCCACATTTTAGGCACCCTGGACCAGCCCAGTAAGGGAGAGGTCATGATCAACGGCCAGAAAATCAACTTTTTTGCGGATAAGCAGGTGGCTGCTTTCCGGAATCATCATATTGGTTTTGTATTCCAATTCCATCATTTGCTGCCCGAATTTACCGCGGTAGAAAATGTCTGCATACCCGGCTGGATGGCCGGCCGCAAGAAAAAAGAGGTGGCCGAAAGGGCCGTACAGCTGCTGGAAATGCTGGGATTGGGAAGCCGGCTCGAAAATAAGCCCAATGCCTTATCGGGCGGCGAGCAGCAGCGGGTGGCTGTTGCCCGGGCCCTGATCAATAATCCCAAAATTGTATTTGCCGATGAGCCTACAGGCAACCTGGATTCGGCCAATGCCCGGGAGTTGCACCAGCTCTTTTTCGACCTGCGCAAACAGTTCAACCAAACTTTCCTGATCGTAACGCACAATGAGGAGCTGGCGCAAATGAGCGACAGGATCTTGCATATGAGAGACGGGAAAATGGTAATTTAA
- a CDS encoding cob(I)yrinic acid a,c-diamide adenosyltransferase, which produces MAFKIYTKTGDKGNTSLIGGTKVPKSHLRIEAYGTVDELNSYIGLCRDLIMDDTSRAVLQEVQDRLFTIGSALACDPIKEPKMRIPDLKDTDIHFLEKEIDRMTEALPPMKHFILPGGHPTVSQLHIARCVCRRAERCCVRLELEGQEVEAIILQYINRLSDYLFMLARYTGQQLQAPEIPWKPRV; this is translated from the coding sequence ATGGCCTTTAAGATCTATACTAAAACCGGTGATAAAGGCAATACTTCCCTCATCGGCGGCACCAAGGTTCCCAAATCGCACCTGCGCATAGAAGCTTATGGCACCGTGGATGAGTTGAACTCCTATATCGGTCTTTGCCGCGACCTCATAATGGACGATACCAGCCGTGCCGTGCTGCAGGAAGTACAGGACCGCCTCTTCACTATTGGCAGCGCCCTGGCCTGCGATCCCATCAAAGAGCCCAAAATGCGTATCCCCGATCTGAAGGATACTGATATTCATTTCCTGGAAAAAGAGATTGACCGGATGACGGAAGCACTGCCTCCTATGAAGCACTTTATTCTGCCCGGAGGTCATCCCACCGTATCACAGCTGCATATAGCGCGTTGCGTATGCCGTCGTGCCGAACGTTGTTGTGTAAGACTGGAACTGGAAGGCCAGGAAGTAGAAGCCATCATTCTTCAATATATCAACCGCCTGAGCGATTACCTGTTTATGCTGGCCCGCTACACCGGCCAACAGCTGCAAGCCCCGGAAATACCCTGGAAGCCAAGAGTTTAA
- a CDS encoding ABC transporter ATP-binding protein, with product MMKSIIHLEEIRKSYFMGRQEIRVLKGINLDILKNEYVALMGPSGSGKSTLMNILGCLDTPTAGKYILNGQDVSKMVDDSLAEVRNSEIGFVFQQFNLLPRLTALENVALPLVYAGVPKKQRTEMAMEVIQKVGLEERSHHKPNELSGGQNQRVAIARALVNSPSLILADEPTGNLDTKTSIEIMDIFGKIQESGNTVVLVTHEEDIANHAHRIVRLRDGVIESDKRRSDQLVTV from the coding sequence ATGATGAAGTCTATTATTCACCTGGAAGAGATCCGTAAGAGCTATTTCATGGGTAGACAGGAGATCCGCGTACTGAAAGGAATCAACCTGGATATCCTTAAAAACGAGTATGTGGCCCTCATGGGACCTTCGGGGTCGGGTAAGAGTACCCTCATGAATATCCTGGGCTGCCTGGACACGCCCACCGCCGGAAAATACATATTGAACGGACAGGATGTAAGTAAAATGGTGGATGACTCCCTGGCTGAGGTACGCAATTCGGAGATCGGGTTCGTATTCCAGCAGTTCAACCTTCTGCCCCGCCTCACAGCCCTGGAAAATGTGGCCCTTCCACTGGTATATGCCGGTGTTCCCAAAAAGCAACGGACGGAAATGGCCATGGAGGTGATCCAGAAAGTAGGCCTGGAAGAAAGAAGCCACCACAAACCCAATGAACTTTCGGGCGGACAAAATCAGCGGGTAGCCATAGCCCGGGCCCTGGTCAACAGCCCCTCCCTTATACTGGCCGATGAGCCTACCGGTAACCTCGATACCAAAACCTCCATCGAGATCATGGACATCTTTGGCAAGATCCAGGAAAGCGGCAATACCGTGGTACTGGTAACGCATGAAGAAGATATTGCCAACCATGCCCACCGCATCGTACGGTTGCGTGATGGCGTTATTGAAAGTGATAAACGCCGTAGCGATCAGCTGGTAACAGTGTAG
- the gatC gene encoding Asp-tRNA(Asn)/Glu-tRNA(Gln) amidotransferase subunit GatC, protein MEVNDALVENLANLARLQFNEAEKEIIKHDLQRMIHFVDKLNELDTEGVAPLLHMSDNVNVLREDVVQGSVSREEGVKNAPDTDGIFFKVPKVIRKTEA, encoded by the coding sequence ATGGAAGTCAATGACGCATTAGTGGAAAACCTCGCCAACCTGGCCCGTTTGCAGTTCAATGAAGCTGAGAAAGAAATAATTAAGCATGACCTGCAACGAATGATCCATTTTGTCGACAAACTGAATGAGCTGGATACGGAAGGTGTTGCCCCCCTGTTACACATGTCGGATAACGTCAATGTATTGAGGGAAGATGTGGTGCAGGGATCGGTATCCAGGGAGGAAGGGGTTAAAAATGCTCCCGACACAGATGGCATATTCTTTAAAGTACCCAAAGTGATCCGGAAAACGGAAGCCTAG